In Microbacterium foliorum, the following proteins share a genomic window:
- a CDS encoding M13 family metallopeptidase, translated as MTDVLSSGLETSEFSSDIRPQDDLYRHVNGAWLARTEIPGDKARWGSFHLLAEQAEKDVRAIIEESQDAEPGTLARKIGDLFASFMDTERIAAAGVAPLAETLAEIEAIDDIPAFLRTVGTYDRDGRAHLIGFYVDGDPGNPERYLPVIVQSGLSLPDESYFRLDTFTETRAAYRAHLERLLALAGIADGAGAADRSIALETELAGHHWDNVRSRDAVATYNLKSWAEIQELAGVDLEPWRDSVAPAHPEAFAEVVVSQPSFLEGLGSLLTAERLDDWKAWLRAQVVHAAAPYLTDDFVQENFSFYGTELTGVPSIRERWKRGVSVTEGALSEAIGKVYVERHYPPTAKAAMDELVANLIEAYRQSITDLEWMTAETRERALAKLDSFTPKIGHPAVWRDYSSLEIDRADLFGNVRRAAIFEHDRNVAKVGKPIDRDEWHMPPQMVNAYYNPSMNEIVFPAAILQYPFFDASRDAAANYGGIGAVIGHEIGHGFDDQGSRYDGDGKLEDWWTDADRTAFEQRTKALIAQYDELVPEGLDAEHHVNGALTIGENIGDLGGLGIALKAYEISLDGAEAPVIDGYTGVQRLLLSWAQVWQQKSRDAETLRLLTIDPHSPNEFRCNQIVRNIDAFYEAFDVAESDALWLPQGSRVTIW; from the coding sequence ATGACCGACGTGCTTTCTTCTGGCCTTGAGACCTCCGAGTTCAGCTCCGACATCCGCCCGCAGGACGACCTGTACCGCCATGTCAACGGTGCGTGGCTCGCCCGCACCGAGATCCCCGGCGACAAGGCGCGCTGGGGCTCGTTCCATCTGCTCGCGGAGCAGGCGGAGAAAGACGTCAGGGCGATCATCGAGGAGTCGCAGGATGCCGAACCGGGCACCCTCGCCCGCAAGATCGGCGACCTGTTCGCGAGCTTCATGGACACCGAGCGCATCGCCGCGGCCGGCGTCGCGCCGCTCGCCGAGACGCTCGCCGAGATCGAGGCGATCGACGACATCCCCGCGTTCCTGCGCACGGTCGGCACCTACGACCGCGACGGTCGGGCGCACCTGATCGGGTTCTACGTCGACGGCGACCCCGGAAACCCCGAGCGATACCTGCCCGTGATCGTGCAGTCCGGTCTGTCGCTGCCCGACGAGAGCTACTTCAGACTCGACACCTTCACCGAGACGCGGGCGGCCTACCGCGCGCACCTCGAGCGGCTGCTGGCGCTCGCCGGAATCGCGGATGGAGCGGGCGCCGCCGACCGCTCCATCGCCCTCGAGACCGAGCTCGCCGGCCACCACTGGGACAACGTGCGCAGTCGTGACGCCGTCGCCACCTACAACCTCAAGTCGTGGGCCGAGATCCAGGAGCTCGCGGGTGTCGACCTCGAGCCGTGGCGCGATTCCGTCGCGCCGGCCCACCCCGAAGCCTTCGCCGAGGTCGTCGTCTCGCAGCCGAGCTTCCTCGAAGGGCTCGGCTCGCTGCTCACCGCCGAGCGCCTCGACGACTGGAAGGCGTGGCTGCGTGCGCAGGTCGTGCACGCGGCGGCTCCGTACCTGACCGACGACTTCGTGCAGGAGAACTTCTCGTTCTACGGCACCGAGCTCACCGGCGTCCCCTCGATCCGCGAGCGCTGGAAACGCGGCGTCTCGGTGACCGAGGGCGCGCTGAGCGAGGCGATCGGCAAGGTGTACGTCGAGCGGCACTACCCGCCGACGGCGAAGGCGGCGATGGACGAACTCGTCGCGAACCTCATCGAGGCGTACCGGCAGAGCATCACCGACCTCGAATGGATGACTGCCGAGACGCGGGAGCGCGCGCTCGCCAAGCTCGACTCGTTCACTCCGAAGATCGGTCACCCCGCCGTCTGGCGCGACTACTCGAGCCTCGAGATCGACCGAGCCGATCTGTTCGGCAACGTGCGTCGTGCGGCGATCTTCGAGCACGACCGCAACGTCGCGAAGGTCGGCAAGCCGATCGACCGAGACGAGTGGCACATGCCGCCGCAGATGGTCAACGCCTACTACAACCCGTCGATGAACGAGATCGTGTTCCCGGCGGCGATCCTGCAGTACCCGTTCTTCGATGCATCGCGTGACGCGGCCGCCAACTACGGCGGGATCGGCGCGGTCATCGGCCATGAGATCGGTCACGGCTTCGACGACCAGGGCAGCCGCTACGACGGCGACGGCAAACTCGAGGACTGGTGGACGGACGCGGATCGCACCGCGTTCGAGCAGCGCACCAAAGCCCTGATCGCGCAGTACGACGAACTCGTGCCGGAGGGCCTCGACGCAGAGCACCACGTCAACGGTGCGCTGACGATCGGCGAGAACATCGGCGACCTGGGCGGCCTCGGCATCGCGCTCAAGGCTTACGAGATCTCGCTCGACGGCGCAGAGGCCCCGGTGATCGACGGCTACACGGGCGTGCAGCGCCTGCTGCTGTCGTGGGCGCAGGTCTGGCAGCAGAAGAGCCGCGACGCCGAGACGCTGCGACTGCTCACGATCGATCCGCACTCGCCGAACGAGTTCCGCTGCAACCAGATCGTCCGCAACATCGACGCCTTCTACGAGGCATTCGACGTCGCCGAATCCGACGCACTGTGGCTGCCGCAGGGCTCGCGCGTGACGATCTGGTGA
- a CDS encoding GNAT family N-acetyltransferase yields MRTIRDLDTVELIIAAQGLLDSIRGPERVIDAGTLRALQQSGNYVVGLFDAESGEERMVGASIAFFGAPGRRAMHSHITALLPEYRGRGWGRELKEHQRQWAFSRDVGRITWTFDPLVARNAHFFLTVLGARVTGYSVNRYGIFGGGDAGDESDRLDVEWALADIAKSPTSDAVAETLEIPSDIETMRVEDPDAAHEWRMRLRAQMEGLLSSGLTLSGFDVEKGYLFTA; encoded by the coding sequence GTGCGAACCATTCGTGATCTGGACACCGTTGAACTCATCATCGCCGCGCAGGGCCTGCTCGACTCCATCCGCGGCCCCGAGCGCGTGATCGACGCCGGCACTCTGCGAGCGCTGCAGCAATCGGGCAACTATGTCGTCGGGCTCTTCGACGCCGAGAGCGGCGAAGAGCGGATGGTGGGTGCCTCGATCGCCTTCTTCGGCGCCCCCGGACGCCGGGCGATGCACTCGCACATCACGGCATTGCTGCCCGAGTACCGCGGACGCGGCTGGGGGCGGGAGCTCAAGGAGCACCAGCGCCAGTGGGCGTTCTCTCGCGACGTCGGTCGCATCACCTGGACCTTCGACCCGCTCGTCGCCCGCAACGCGCACTTCTTCCTCACGGTTCTCGGGGCCCGCGTGACCGGGTACTCGGTGAACCGCTACGGCATCTTCGGCGGAGGGGATGCCGGAGACGAGAGCGATCGGCTCGACGTCGAGTGGGCGCTCGCCGACATCGCCAAGTCGCCGACATCCGATGCGGTCGCGGAGACGCTGGAGATCCCCTCGGACATCGAGACCATGCGTGTCGAGGATCCGGACGCCGCGCACGAGTGGCGCATGCGTCTGCGAGCGCAGATGGAGGGTCTGCTGAGCAGCGGCCTGACGCTCTCGGGGTTCGATGTCGAGAAGGGCTACCTCTTCACCGCCTGA
- a CDS encoding glycine--tRNA ligase: MAEQSRLDKVIALARHRGFVFQAGEIYGGSRSAWDYGPLGTELKENIRRQWWQTFVRGRGDMVGLDSSIILPKRVWEASGHVATFTDPLVECLSCHKRFRADNLIEDFEARKGRKAENGLADVPCPNCGTKGQYTEPKSFSGLVKTYLGVVDDESGLHFLRPETAQGIFVNFSNVLTASRKKPPFGIGQVGKAFRNEITPGNFIFRTREFEQMEIEFFTPPADAQQWFEHWVEACWNWFIDLGIDPENMRQFDVPEDDRAHYSAGTIDVEYRFGFTGKEWGELMGVANRTDYDLSSHSEASGQSLTYFDQATGDRYTPYVIEPSFGLTRAMMAFLVDAYREEEVPNAKGGTDVRTVLKLDPRLAPVKAAVLPLSRNERLSPLAREVADTLRSSWAVDFDDAGAIGRRYRRQDEIGTPFCVTIDFDSLDDRAVTVRDRDTMAQERVSIDELHEYLAERLKGA; encoded by the coding sequence GTGGCCGAACAGTCCCGTCTCGACAAGGTCATCGCCCTTGCCCGCCACCGCGGGTTCGTCTTCCAGGCGGGTGAGATCTACGGCGGTTCGCGGTCCGCGTGGGACTACGGGCCCCTCGGCACCGAGCTCAAGGAGAACATCCGCCGCCAGTGGTGGCAGACGTTCGTGCGCGGCCGTGGCGACATGGTGGGCCTCGACTCGAGCATCATCCTGCCCAAGCGTGTGTGGGAGGCTTCCGGTCACGTCGCCACCTTCACCGACCCGCTGGTCGAGTGTCTGAGTTGCCACAAGCGCTTCCGTGCCGACAACCTCATCGAGGATTTCGAGGCGCGCAAGGGCCGCAAGGCCGAGAACGGCCTCGCCGACGTGCCGTGCCCCAACTGCGGAACCAAGGGCCAGTACACCGAGCCCAAGTCGTTCTCCGGTCTCGTCAAGACGTACCTGGGTGTCGTCGACGACGAGTCGGGCCTGCACTTCCTGCGCCCCGAGACGGCGCAGGGCATCTTCGTGAACTTCTCGAACGTGCTCACGGCCAGCCGCAAGAAGCCGCCGTTCGGCATCGGCCAGGTCGGCAAGGCGTTCCGCAACGAGATCACCCCCGGAAACTTCATCTTCCGCACGCGCGAGTTCGAGCAGATGGAGATCGAGTTCTTCACGCCCCCCGCAGACGCGCAGCAGTGGTTCGAGCACTGGGTCGAGGCGTGCTGGAACTGGTTCATCGACCTCGGCATCGACCCCGAGAACATGCGCCAGTTCGATGTGCCCGAAGACGACCGCGCGCACTACTCCGCAGGCACCATCGACGTCGAGTACCGCTTCGGCTTCACGGGCAAGGAGTGGGGCGAGCTCATGGGCGTCGCGAACCGCACCGACTACGACCTGTCGAGCCACAGCGAGGCCTCGGGTCAGAGCCTCACTTACTTCGACCAGGCCACGGGTGACCGTTACACGCCGTACGTGATCGAGCCGTCGTTCGGTCTCACGCGCGCCATGATGGCGTTCCTCGTCGACGCGTACCGCGAGGAAGAGGTGCCGAACGCCAAGGGCGGCACCGACGTGCGCACCGTGCTCAAGCTCGACCCTCGTCTCGCGCCGGTCAAGGCCGCCGTGCTGCCGCTGAGTCGCAACGAGCGCCTGTCGCCCCTGGCGCGCGAGGTCGCCGACACGCTGCGCAGCTCGTGGGCCGTCGACTTCGACGACGCGGGTGCGATCGGTCGCCGGTATCGCCGACAGGACGAGATCGGCACGCCGTTCTGCGTCACGATCGACTTCGACTCGCTCGACGACCGCGCCGTCACCGTGCGCGACCGCGACACGATGGCGCAGGAACGCGTCTCGATCGACGAGCTGCACGAGTACCTGGCTGAGCGTCTCAAGGGCGCCTGA
- a CDS encoding TrmH family RNA methyltransferase encodes MEEQAPADAAETGGSSTQPGYGVGPWPGGEAEWPQGEQYDQELLAVGDTRNVIDRYRYWRMDAIVADLDTQRHPFHVAIENWQHDMNIGSIVRSANAFLADTVHIIGRRRWNKRGAMVTDRYQHVVHHEDVETFAAWAAAEGLPIIAVDNVEGAVRVDRADLPQSCVLLFGQEGPGLSDAALAAASAHIEITQYGSTRSINASAAAAVIMYEWCRRYAD; translated from the coding sequence ATGGAAGAGCAGGCGCCCGCGGATGCGGCCGAGACAGGCGGATCGTCGACGCAGCCCGGCTACGGGGTAGGGCCTTGGCCCGGCGGCGAAGCGGAATGGCCGCAGGGTGAGCAGTACGACCAGGAGCTGCTGGCCGTCGGCGATACGCGCAACGTGATCGATCGCTACCGCTACTGGCGGATGGATGCGATCGTCGCCGACCTCGACACCCAGCGGCATCCGTTCCACGTGGCCATCGAGAACTGGCAGCACGACATGAACATCGGCTCGATCGTGCGCAGCGCGAACGCGTTCCTCGCCGACACCGTGCACATCATCGGGCGTCGCCGCTGGAACAAGCGGGGTGCGATGGTCACCGACCGCTACCAGCACGTCGTGCACCACGAAGACGTCGAGACCTTCGCCGCCTGGGCCGCGGCAGAGGGGCTGCCGATCATCGCGGTTGACAACGTCGAGGGCGCGGTGCGCGTCGACCGCGCCGACCTGCCGCAGAGTTGCGTGCTGCTGTTCGGTCAGGAGGGGCCCGGGCTGTCGGATGCCGCGCTCGCCGCCGCATCCGCCCACATCGAGATCACGCAGTACGGCTCGACGCGTTCGATCAATGCCAGCGCGGCAGCCGCCGTGATCATGTATGAGTGGTGCCGGAGATACGCCGACTGA
- a CDS encoding J-domain-containing protein, producing the protein MTDPREAAARYRARQRSGGEGEDDAESGTAPGIAAATDRAAFIETAIQVAIRRGDFDDLPGAGKPLEGLGTHHDPDWWIRRKIEQENLTGLGPPAILLRTEDRELDDQLDLLGREADVRSVLEDFNRRVLEARRQLQGGPPVVTSPRDIDAEVAAWAERRAARLSTRSTQEPVQPRRRRFGIRRRG; encoded by the coding sequence ATGACGGATCCACGAGAGGCCGCGGCGAGATACCGCGCGCGGCAGCGTAGCGGTGGCGAGGGTGAGGATGACGCCGAATCCGGCACGGCCCCCGGCATCGCGGCGGCCACGGATCGAGCGGCCTTCATCGAGACGGCGATCCAGGTCGCGATCCGCCGCGGCGACTTCGACGATCTGCCCGGGGCGGGCAAGCCGCTCGAGGGCCTCGGCACGCATCATGATCCCGACTGGTGGATCCGCCGCAAGATCGAGCAGGAGAACCTGACGGGTCTCGGCCCGCCCGCGATCCTGCTGCGGACCGAGGATCGCGAGCTCGACGACCAGCTCGACCTGCTCGGCCGAGAGGCCGACGTGCGTTCGGTGCTCGAGGACTTCAACCGGCGTGTGCTCGAGGCCCGACGTCAGCTGCAGGGCGGCCCGCCCGTCGTGACGAGTCCACGCGACATCGACGCCGAGGTCGCCGCGTGGGCCGAGCGTCGCGCGGCGCGCCTGTCCACCCGGTCGACACAGGAGCCTGTACAGCCGCGCAGGCGACGCTTCGGCATCCGTCGCCGTGGCTGA
- a CDS encoding MFS transporter, with translation MGENDDRARRRLSRTSPKWAIVAVLAFAGLCSSFMFTLVVPLQAELPRLLNASREDTTWVVTITLLVAAVATPISGRLGDMYGKRRVVIVLLGLLILGSLIAALSGSIVGVIIGRALQGAVTGVVPLGIAIMRDVLPPERLGTAVALMSATMGVGGAIGMPVAALLAVNADWHWLFWLAAALGVIGLALVLLVIPEDVLRFPGRLDVIGAIGLAIGLTGILLFVSRGAEWGWTAPLTLACIIGGVGVLLVWGWYQLRTTDPLLDLRVAARPAVLFTNIAAIGMGFALFASNVTFPQLLEGPAASGAGFGLDMVSAALIIMPAGLVMMVISPLSGWLERTVGPRPLFTVGAGAIVLAYVFVLLWSSEVWHILIGNLLIGVGIGFTFAAMPMIIMRSVPANETGASNGLNALFRSIGTSSASAVMGGVLAAMSIDVGGVSVPTRAAFDLCFWLAIAAGIVALVLSLFIPRQRSTEAHPSLPG, from the coding sequence ATGGGAGAGAACGATGATCGCGCGCGCAGAAGACTCTCCCGAACATCACCGAAGTGGGCGATCGTCGCGGTCCTGGCGTTCGCCGGTCTCTGCTCGTCGTTCATGTTCACGCTGGTCGTGCCGCTGCAGGCCGAGCTTCCTCGACTGCTGAACGCATCCCGCGAGGACACCACGTGGGTCGTCACGATCACGCTGCTCGTCGCGGCGGTCGCCACCCCGATCTCGGGCCGACTGGGCGACATGTACGGCAAGCGCCGCGTCGTGATCGTGCTGCTCGGGCTGCTGATCCTCGGGTCGCTGATCGCCGCACTGTCGGGCTCGATCGTCGGCGTGATCATCGGCCGGGCGCTGCAGGGTGCGGTGACCGGCGTGGTCCCGCTGGGCATCGCCATCATGCGCGACGTGCTGCCGCCCGAACGTCTGGGCACCGCCGTCGCCCTGATGAGCGCCACGATGGGCGTGGGCGGCGCGATCGGGATGCCGGTGGCCGCCCTGCTCGCAGTGAATGCCGACTGGCACTGGCTGTTCTGGCTCGCGGCCGCTCTCGGGGTCATCGGCCTCGCCCTCGTGCTGCTCGTGATCCCCGAGGACGTGCTGCGATTCCCCGGACGCCTCGACGTGATCGGCGCGATCGGACTCGCGATCGGCCTCACCGGCATCCTGCTGTTCGTGTCCCGAGGCGCCGAGTGGGGCTGGACGGCCCCGCTGACGCTCGCGTGCATCATCGGCGGAGTCGGCGTGCTGCTGGTGTGGGGCTGGTATCAGCTGCGCACCACGGATCCGCTGCTCGATCTGCGCGTCGCGGCGCGCCCCGCCGTGCTGTTCACCAACATCGCCGCGATCGGCATGGGCTTCGCGCTGTTCGCGTCGAACGTGACGTTCCCGCAGCTTCTCGAGGGCCCGGCCGCCTCTGGTGCGGGCTTCGGACTCGACATGGTCTCGGCCGCACTCATCATCATGCCGGCAGGGCTCGTGATGATGGTGATCTCGCCACTGTCGGGCTGGCTCGAGCGCACCGTCGGCCCTCGCCCGCTGTTCACCGTCGGCGCCGGCGCGATCGTGCTCGCCTACGTGTTCGTGCTGCTGTGGTCGAGCGAGGTCTGGCACATTCTCATCGGCAACCTGCTGATCGGCGTCGGCATCGGATTCACCTTCGCCGCCATGCCGATGATCATCATGCGATCGGTGCCGGCTAACGAGACGGGCGCATCGAACGGACTGAATGCGCTCTTCCGCTCGATCGGCACGTCGAGTGCCTCCGCCGTGATGGGCGGGGTGCTCGCCGCCATGAGCATCGACGTCGGCGGGGTCTCGGTGCCCACACGGGCGGCGTTCGATCTGTGCTTCTGGTTGGCGATCGCAGCCGGCATCGTCGCCCTGGTCCTGTCGCTGTTCATCCCTCGGCAGCGTTCGACAGAGGCGCATCCCTCTCTGCCGGGATGA
- a CDS encoding serine hydrolase: MGASEPADGPPLASLRRSQRPSRRLPRRAATGRRSFTSTLRALEQLADAGAQVSVHVVDLDNHTHVLSGDDHVTMPVAGLGVVPLLIEVAAAFEAGTLDPLEIVERSAVEAVSTSGLWRHLHAPALPLEDLAVLAATAGDPIAVNALLQRVGHDRVRERIEALGLRRTALLDRFRDERGPDDAPQVAVGSAREFAGLFSALVNSQVVGASVSAQVSEWLSLNQDLSLVASSTGLDPFAHDHDAHGLLFINKTGRDRGVRAEAGVLAGPRAGVAYSLIVCFDDLSITHRLRAHDAFRVLGVELMEYTH, encoded by the coding sequence GTGGGTGCTTCCGAGCCTGCCGACGGCCCGCCACTGGCCTCGCTGCGCCGCTCTCAGCGGCCCAGCCGACGCTTGCCGCGGCGTGCCGCCACGGGGCGTCGGTCGTTCACCTCGACCCTGCGCGCGCTCGAGCAGCTCGCGGACGCGGGGGCCCAGGTGTCGGTGCATGTCGTCGATCTCGACAACCACACGCACGTCCTCTCGGGTGATGACCATGTGACCATGCCGGTCGCCGGGCTCGGCGTCGTGCCCCTGCTGATCGAGGTGGCGGCCGCATTCGAGGCGGGCACCCTCGACCCGCTCGAGATCGTCGAGCGCTCCGCCGTCGAGGCTGTGTCGACCTCGGGACTCTGGCGACACCTGCATGCGCCCGCGCTGCCGCTCGAAGACCTCGCCGTGCTCGCAGCGACAGCCGGTGACCCGATCGCGGTCAATGCCCTGCTGCAGCGGGTCGGTCACGATCGCGTGCGTGAGCGCATCGAGGCCCTCGGACTCCGCCGCACGGCTCTTCTCGATCGCTTCCGCGACGAGCGGGGTCCTGATGACGCGCCGCAGGTCGCGGTCGGGTCAGCGCGCGAGTTCGCCGGGTTGTTCTCGGCGCTCGTCAATTCGCAGGTGGTGGGTGCATCAGTGAGCGCCCAGGTGTCCGAGTGGCTCAGCCTGAATCAGGACCTGAGCCTGGTGGCCTCCTCGACGGGCCTCGACCCCTTCGCTCACGACCATGACGCGCACGGTCTGCTGTTCATCAACAAGACCGGCCGCGATCGCGGTGTGCGTGCAGAGGCTGGCGTGCTCGCCGGGCCCCGCGCGGGTGTCGCCTACTCGCTGATCGTCTGCTTCGACGACCTGTCGATCACGCACAGGCTGCGCGCACACGATGCCTTCCGCGTGCTCGGGGTCGAGCTCATGGAGTACACGCACTGA
- a CDS encoding DUF1801 domain-containing protein: MKPTGDDVAGLIARSTPAVRRRDAETLTALMQEITGRDPQTWGTIIGFGSCHYRYPTGTEGDSGLLGFAPRKAATTIYLFDGVDAHTEALEKLGPHSTGVGCLYIKDLEKIDLDVLRGILERSLAWVEAGGTEQVQLTVTG, encoded by the coding sequence ATGAAGCCGACCGGCGACGACGTCGCCGGACTCATCGCCCGATCCACTCCGGCGGTCCGCCGTCGGGATGCCGAGACGCTGACCGCCCTCATGCAGGAGATCACGGGCCGCGACCCTCAGACCTGGGGCACGATCATCGGATTCGGAAGTTGCCACTACCGGTATCCGACCGGCACCGAGGGCGACAGCGGTCTGCTCGGCTTCGCCCCGCGCAAAGCGGCGACGACGATCTACCTCTTCGACGGGGTCGACGCCCACACCGAAGCGCTCGAGAAGCTCGGCCCGCACAGCACGGGCGTCGGATGCCTCTACATCAAGGATCTCGAGAAGATCGACCTCGATGTGCTCCGCGGCATCCTCGAACGCTCTCTCGCCTGGGTCGAGGCGGGCGGCACCGAACAGGTGCAGCTGACCGTCACCGGCTGA
- a CDS encoding peptide MFS transporter → MATSDTTAEKSDTRFFGQPWALVHIFGVEMWERFSFYGMQGILLIYLYFSVTEGGLGLSQAVAGGIVGAYGGSVYLSTILGAWIADRMLGSERVLFLSAIVIVAGHVALALLPGFIGVGVGLVLVALGSGGLKANATSVVGTLYSADDTRRDAGFSLFYLGINLGAFMGPILTGILQSSLGFHYGFGLAAIGMTLGLVQYSFGRKALPDEARRVPNPLPSSRYPLVAIIAIAAVALIAVLVLIGVIRADNLASIVIIGTIVATVAYFAVILSSRRIDGTERSRVWGFLPLFVTSVAFWSLYQQQFTVLTVYSDERLDRNIFGFEMPVSWVQSINPVFIIILSGVFAAIWTRLGRRQPSTPVKFALGAMIMGAAFLLFLPFAGGGANSTPLIAIVGILFVFTIAELLISPVGLSVTTKLAPKVFHTQMVALFFLSIALGTAISGWLVQFYDPTNEVPYFSILGVIAIVVGLGLLFAVKPVLRLMKGVS, encoded by the coding sequence ATGGCAACCAGCGATACGACGGCCGAGAAGTCCGACACCCGGTTCTTCGGGCAGCCCTGGGCACTCGTCCACATCTTCGGTGTCGAGATGTGGGAACGGTTCAGCTTCTACGGCATGCAGGGCATCCTGCTCATCTACCTGTACTTCTCTGTCACCGAGGGAGGCCTCGGACTATCCCAGGCCGTCGCGGGCGGGATCGTCGGTGCCTACGGCGGGTCGGTGTACCTCTCGACGATCCTCGGCGCGTGGATCGCCGACCGGATGCTGGGTTCGGAGCGGGTGCTGTTCCTCAGTGCGATCGTGATCGTCGCAGGACACGTCGCCCTCGCCCTTCTCCCCGGGTTCATCGGCGTGGGCGTCGGCCTCGTGCTCGTCGCGCTCGGCTCGGGCGGCCTGAAAGCGAACGCGACCTCGGTCGTCGGCACCCTTTACAGCGCAGACGACACACGTCGGGATGCCGGATTCTCGCTGTTCTACCTCGGCATCAACCTCGGCGCCTTCATGGGTCCGATCCTCACCGGCATCCTGCAGTCGTCCCTCGGATTCCACTACGGGTTCGGTCTCGCCGCGATCGGCATGACGCTCGGACTCGTGCAGTACTCCTTCGGCCGCAAGGCGCTGCCGGACGAGGCACGACGCGTGCCCAACCCGCTGCCCTCCTCGCGCTACCCGCTCGTCGCGATCATCGCGATCGCAGCCGTCGCTCTCATCGCGGTGCTGGTGCTCATCGGAGTGATCCGTGCCGACAACCTGGCGTCCATCGTGATCATCGGAACGATCGTCGCGACGGTGGCCTACTTCGCGGTCATCCTCAGCAGCCGCCGGATCGACGGCACCGAGCGCTCGCGCGTCTGGGGGTTCCTGCCCCTCTTCGTCACGAGCGTCGCCTTCTGGTCGCTGTACCAGCAGCAGTTCACCGTGCTCACGGTCTACTCCGACGAGCGCCTCGACCGCAACATCTTCGGATTCGAGATGCCCGTCTCGTGGGTGCAGTCGATCAATCCCGTGTTCATCATCATCCTGTCCGGCGTCTTCGCGGCGATCTGGACCCGCCTCGGCCGCCGTCAGCCCTCGACTCCCGTCAAGTTCGCACTGGGGGCGATGATCATGGGAGCCGCCTTCCTGCTGTTCCTGCCGTTCGCGGGCGGTGGCGCCAACTCCACCCCGTTGATCGCGATCGTCGGCATCCTGTTCGTGTTCACGATCGCCGAGCTGCTGATCTCACCGGTCGGCCTGTCGGTGACCACGAAGCTCGCCCCCAAGGTGTTCCACACCCAGATGGTCGCCCTGTTCTTCCTGTCGATCGCCCTGGGCACGGCGATCTCGGGCTGGCTCGTGCAGTTCTACGACCCGACGAACGAGGTTCCCTACTTCTCGATCCTCGGCGTCATCGCGATCGTGGTCGGCCTCGGACTGCTCTTCGCCGTCAAGCCGGTGCTGCGGCTGATGAAGGGCGTGAGCTGA
- a CDS encoding MATE family efflux transporter, which translates to MTERTLNREILRLAVPALGALIAEPAFLIVDAALVGHLGTTPLAGLGIAGAVLQTIVGLMVFLAYSTTPAVARLFGAGRPGEAVSVGINGMWLALAIGAVLAAAGAVASPWLVSLFGASDAVSADANAYLVVSMWGLPAMLIVFAATGLLRGMQDTMTPLWIAGIGFASNALLNVVFIYGLGWGIAGSAAGTVVAQWGMVGAYVLVIRRLAAKHDASLTVQRAGMGSTARSSGWLFLRTVSLRAALLATVAVATGIGTEELAGWQIVFTIFSAAAFALDALAIAAQALIGKELGAGDERQVHRVLRRTVAWGVWFGVLVGALIAALSGVLGIVFTGDPSIAALVQPALLILAVAQPIAGVVFVLDGVLMGANDARYLAIAGALNLVPFLPSLWIIAATGVDASAGLIWLSVAFFGVYLLARLGTLGWRVRSGRWVTAGA; encoded by the coding sequence ATGACCGAGCGCACTCTCAACCGCGAGATCCTGCGCCTCGCCGTTCCCGCCCTCGGCGCACTGATCGCAGAGCCCGCGTTCCTGATCGTCGATGCGGCTCTCGTCGGGCACCTCGGCACGACGCCGCTCGCAGGCCTCGGCATCGCGGGTGCGGTGCTGCAGACGATCGTCGGGCTCATGGTCTTCCTCGCCTACTCGACCACCCCGGCTGTCGCCAGACTGTTCGGCGCCGGCAGGCCCGGAGAGGCCGTCTCGGTCGGCATCAACGGCATGTGGCTGGCGCTGGCGATCGGGGCCGTGCTCGCCGCGGCCGGGGCCGTGGCGTCTCCGTGGCTCGTGTCACTGTTCGGCGCGAGCGACGCCGTGTCCGCCGACGCCAACGCCTATCTGGTCGTCTCGATGTGGGGGCTCCCGGCGATGCTCATCGTGTTCGCCGCGACCGGACTGCTGCGCGGGATGCAGGACACCATGACCCCCCTGTGGATCGCCGGAATCGGCTTCGCCTCCAACGCGCTGCTCAATGTGGTGTTCATCTACGGCCTGGGTTGGGGCATCGCCGGATCGGCAGCCGGCACGGTCGTCGCCCAGTGGGGCATGGTCGGCGCCTACGTGCTGGTGATCCGGCGCCTCGCGGCGAAGCACGACGCGTCGCTGACGGTGCAGCGAGCGGGCATGGGCAGCACTGCCCGTTCGAGTGGCTGGCTGTTCCTGCGCACCGTGAGCCTGCGAGCCGCGCTGCTGGCGACCGTCGCCGTCGCCACGGGCATCGGCACCGAGGAACTCGCCGGGTGGCAGATCGTTTTCACCATCTTCTCGGCGGCCGCATTCGCTCTCGATGCCCTCGCGATCGCAGCCCAGGCGCTGATCGGCAAGGAGCTCGGCGCGGGCGACGAACGGCAGGTGCATCGCGTGCTCAGACGCACGGTCGCCTGGGGCGTGTGGTTCGGCGTCCTGGTCGGCGCTCTCATCGCGGCGCTCTCGGGTGTGCTCGGCATCGTGTTCACGGGCGATCCGTCGATCGCCGCACTCGTGCAGCCGGCGCTCCTCATCCTCGCGGTCGCGCAGCCGATCGCGGGTGTCGTCTTCGTGCTCGACGGGGTGCTGATGGGGGCGAACGACGCGCGCTATCTCGCGATCGCGGGTGCACTGAACCTCGTGCCGTTCCTGCCGTCGCTCTGGATCATCGCCGCGACGGGCGTCGACGCGTCGGCCGGTCTCATCTGGCTCTCCGTCGCTTTCTTCGGGGTCTACCTGCTCGCACGACTCGGCACCCTCGGGTGGCGAGTGCGCTCCGGGCGGTGGGTCACGGCGGGCGCCTGA